The stretch of DNA TGAGCCATGCAGCGCCGTAAGCGACTGCGCCAAACACAGCCATCTGGCCAACCAGCCACCAACGTTTACGAACCGCCGCGATGATGAAGGCGAGAACGGCAATCGTCAGGCTGACTACCACTATCACCACACCACGGTTGAACACATGTGAAACCGCAATAATCCAGCTAGGAGCGCTCGTTTTGAAGCTTTGCCATACGATTTCGTCAAAGCTCTGCCCCTCCAGAGTGTGCACGCCGAACCAATAAATCGCGGCGGCCGATGCGAAGCAGAGCAGGGCAAGCACCAAGGCGAGAACACAGCTGGATATACGCGGATGGACGGTCAACGGGTCGATCTGGGCGAGCCCCTTTTCGATTTCGTCATCAGCCTTCGAATCGCCTCCGTTCGAGACCGAACCGGCAAACTCGATATCGGACTTCCCGGAATTTGCATCGGCCACGAAAGCATTCTCTTCCGAAACATTGCCGTCATCGTCGAACGTGGCGTTTTCAGTGCCGAAAGCAACGAAATTCACCGGCTCACCCTGGCTTGGCGGTGTGGCAAACTGATTGGCGGCAGGCTGAGCCTGAGGCGAACGGGCTGGCTGAGCCTGGTCCTGGTTTATCGGGCTATTCAACGGTTCATTGGCTGGCGCGGTTATTGGATTGCCGGCCGATTGACCTTCTGCAGAGGCCCCCGTTTGTGCGGCACTTTGAGCCGGACCGGAACTTTCGGGACGCGCCGGGGTTTCGGGCTGCACCCGAGGAGGTACGGAAATCTCGACTCTGGCCTTGTTCTTCGCTGCGACTTCGTCGGAATTGCCTGCATTGCCGGAGGTGCCGGAGTTGCCGGAGTTGCCGGCCGGTGCGGCTTGTGGAACCTGTCCAGTGGAATCGTCAGTCATGGTTTTCAGTTTAGATGGCACAGACTACGAACGTGCATCCTTGCAAATCTCAAGCCGGAATATCCACAAGTCGGCCAAGCATACCGGGCCTATATGCCTATAACCCTATAACGCCGAGGCCTGAGACAGCGCTTACGAACGATCCGCCACGAGTAAAACTTCCCCGAACGTAAAAAGAGACCCGCCGAAGCGGGTCTCCTACAAGTCCAATCTGAAGGCAGATATCTTCACAACTCCATCGTCGTAACGGTAAGCTTTATCATCGGCCCGTTCAACGTAATAGTCATCGAGACCTTGTCTTTTTGTGGATCTGCCCTGTTCAGTTGTTCTTGTAGTTCATATTATGTATCATCTGCCCGGCCAATACAAATCAAAACCGACGTTTGTGCACTAATGGTAATTAACGTTTTCTTCTTCCCTGTAATGCACATAAAATGTTACGTTTTGGAATGTTCAACGAGCAGATTGTGCATTTTTGTCATTTCACTATTCCTGCAGCGTAACTATTGGAAATACATAAAACAAACGTCATAATAAAGCGCTCTGTTTATGCACATTTAGAGCAAATCACGGTGTACGGAAAATCAGTTATCCACAATATGACGAATTCTGCGTTTCTTGGCTTCAATAGCTCTATGGCAATGCTTAGAGTAGGGATATGGCACAGATTTTTGACGCACCCTCGAAGGCGTTGCTCCGCAGCCAGATTGCCGAGCATATCGCCGAAACCGAGAAGACCGACAAGCGCAAGGCGCTGCCGGAGGAGCAGCCGCTGCCCGCAGACCGTTACTTTGATCGCGAGCTGAGTTGGCTCAAATTCAACAAACGCGTGCTCGAGATGGCGGAGGATCCTGAGGTTCCGCTGCTGGAACGCGCCAATTTTGCGGGTATTTTCGCCTCGAACCTCGACGAGTACTTCATGGTGCGCGTCGCCGGGCTCAAGCGCCGTATCGACACCGGCATCGCCGTGACGTCGGCTTCCGGGTTGAGCCCGCGCCAACAGCTGCGTTCAATCAGCGAGACGGCTCACGAGCTGCAGGCCGAGCACGCCAACGAGGCTATCAAGCACATTCTGCCGGAACTGGCCAAGGAACACATCGTTTTGCTGAGCTGGGACAAGCTCACGAGCGCCGAACAGGAACGTCTTTCGCGCTATTATCGCCAGCAGGTCTTCCCTGTGCTGACGCCGCTCGCTTTCGACCCGGCGCACCCCTTCCCGTACATTTCCGGCGGCTCGCTCAATCTCGCCGTCTTGGTGGAGAACCCGAACAGCGGCAAAACGCATTTCGCCCGCGTCAAGGTGCCGGACAACCTGAACCGTCTGGTTCCCGTCGACGACCTGACCGACGAGGAAAGCCGCGAGGAACGCTATGGCTTCATCACCATGGAGAACCTCATCATCGCCCACCTCGAATCGCTCTTCCCCGGCATGATCATCAAGGAGGCGCGTTCGTTCCGCGTCACCCGTAACGAGGACATCGATGTCGAAGAGGACGATGCAGAGAACCTACTGAACGCAATGGAGAAGGAACTGCTGCGCCGTCGCTTCGGACCACCGATCCGCCTCGAAATCAGCGACACCACCAGCCCGTTCCTTTCCCAGCTGTTGGCTCGACGCCTGCGCGTCAATGAGGAGGAAATCTACCGTCTGCCAGCGCCGCTGGATATGAAACTCATGTTCGAGCTGCAAAACATCGACAGGCCGGACCTCAAGAACAAACCGTTTATCCCGACCACCAACCGCCAGATCGCAACCGTTGAATCAAGCCGTGCGCAAGACATCTTCGCCGCCATCCGCGAGCGCGATATTTTGCTGCACCACCCTTATGATTCGTTCTCCACTTCGGTGCAGGCCTTCTTGGCCCAAGCCGCGGCCGATCCGAAAGTGCTGGCTATCAAGCAGACCCTTTACCGCACCTCCAGCAATTCGCCGATCATCGACGCGCTGGTCGATGCGGCGCACGCCGGCAAGCAGGTCTTGGCGCTGGTCGAGATCAAAGCACGTTTCGACGAGGACGCGAACATCGCCTGGGCGCGAAAGCTCGAACGTGCGGGTGTGCACGTCGTCTATGGCATTGTGGGTCTCAAAACCCACTGCAAGCTTTCTCTGGTCGTGCGCCAGGAGTCGGAAGGGCTACGCCGCTACTGCCACGTCGGCACCGGCAATTACAACCCGAAGACCGCCCGTCAGTACACCGACCTCGGTTTGCTGACCTGCGACCCGGTGGTCGGGCAGGATTTGACGCGCCTGTTCAACCAGCTTTCCGGCTATGCCCCACGTTCCAGCTTCCACAGGCTCTTGGTCGCCCCGCGTACCGCCCGCAGCGGCCTCATCCAGCGCATTCGCCGCGAAGAGGACGCCGCACGTGCCGGCCATGAATCCTGGATCAAGATCAAGGTCAACTCCATCGTCGACGAAAAGACCATCGACGCTCTCTACCGTGCCAGCCAAGCCGGCGTAAAGGTCGATATCGTGGTTCGCGGTATCTGTGGGCTGAAACCAGGAGTTCCGGGTTTGAGCGAGAACATTCGCGTGCATTCCATCCTCGGTCGCTTCCTCGAACACAGCCGTATTTACGCCTTCGCGAACTCCGCAGGCCCGCAGATCGGCGAAGGACCAGCCGCCGGACCGGAAGTCTGGATCGGCTCGGCCGACCTGATGCACCGCAACCTCGACCGTCGTGTGGAGGCGCTGGTACGTATCACCGACCCCGAGGAAATCACCTCGCTCATTGATTATGTCGATTTGCAAATGGCCGATACCACCTCGTCCTGGCATATGCAGCCGGACGGCA from Bifidobacterium sp. ESL0728 encodes:
- a CDS encoding RNA degradosome polyphosphate kinase, translating into MAQIFDAPSKALLRSQIAEHIAETEKTDKRKALPEEQPLPADRYFDRELSWLKFNKRVLEMAEDPEVPLLERANFAGIFASNLDEYFMVRVAGLKRRIDTGIAVTSASGLSPRQQLRSISETAHELQAEHANEAIKHILPELAKEHIVLLSWDKLTSAEQERLSRYYRQQVFPVLTPLAFDPAHPFPYISGGSLNLAVLVENPNSGKTHFARVKVPDNLNRLVPVDDLTDEESREERYGFITMENLIIAHLESLFPGMIIKEARSFRVTRNEDIDVEEDDAENLLNAMEKELLRRRFGPPIRLEISDTTSPFLSQLLARRLRVNEEEIYRLPAPLDMKLMFELQNIDRPDLKNKPFIPTTNRQIATVESSRAQDIFAAIRERDILLHHPYDSFSTSVQAFLAQAAADPKVLAIKQTLYRTSSNSPIIDALVDAAHAGKQVLALVEIKARFDEDANIAWARKLERAGVHVVYGIVGLKTHCKLSLVVRQESEGLRRYCHVGTGNYNPKTARQYTDLGLLTCDPVVGQDLTRLFNQLSGYAPRSSFHRLLVAPRTARSGLIQRIRREEDAARAGHESWIKIKVNSIVDEKTIDALYRASQAGVKVDIVVRGICGLKPGVPGLSENIRVHSILGRFLEHSRIYAFANSAGPQIGEGPAAGPEVWIGSADLMHRNLDRRVEALVRITDPEEITSLIDYVDLQMADTTSSWHMQPDGTYIRHSHDKDGKPLVDCQELLIKTHQRGRK
- a CDS encoding phosphatase PAP2 family protein, producing MTDDSTGQVPQAAPAGNSGNSGTSGNAGNSDEVAAKNKARVEISVPPRVQPETPARPESSGPAQSAAQTGASAEGQSAGNPITAPANEPLNSPINQDQAQPARSPQAQPAANQFATPPSQGEPVNFVAFGTENATFDDDGNVSEENAFVADANSGKSDIEFAGSVSNGGDSKADDEIEKGLAQIDPLTVHPRISSCVLALVLALLCFASAAAIYWFGVHTLEGQSFDEIVWQSFKTSAPSWIIAVSHVFNRGVVIVVVSLTIAVLAFIIAAVRKRWWLVGQMAVFGAVAYGAAWLKRLLPRPMIIRVLSSHENSAPSGHTLLAVGSVLVLLVAVPRVWRALVALLGSAYSILVAASVIVGRWHRPSDVLMSLLIGGGLMLLALVFTRKSGMDSPGSRMSSAGIQIIGSIMITFGVVSCAYAGYMLWQIYPGLEMMAVWAKNGACALTMAAILGVGCLMFGLTLAMRQLTASPLTRLGLVGAPPAPPQE